Proteins co-encoded in one Accipiter gentilis chromosome 5, bAccGen1.1, whole genome shotgun sequence genomic window:
- the CEP43 gene encoding centrosomal protein 43 isoform X2: MAAAATEEDTELRDLLVQTLESSGVLNKIKAELRAAVFLALEEQEKVENKAPLVNESLKSFLGTKDGRLVAGLVAEFLRFFNLDFTLAVFQPESSTLNGLDGRENLARDLGIIETEGTVGGPLLLEVVRKCQQKKISGSGEVAPVLSGSLCPTSKSSDGRSSTPAIPNKATETTQSDTSVSSGEASKRSIHFLPNETKLDPQLENKDLNTKEKSDPGVDEDDAEGDSFFDDPIPKPERTYGWPLDKNSDVDEGAGALSVKEGRQKSLHRKTEANKAGGLASLSDAPPLKSGLSSLAGAPSLKESDNLNRNSVLKDLRLVNAKLGSLELGNGDDDEYADDFNSTSHRSEKSDISIGEEIDEISVETEESNASDKLEGITQDLTISQLSDVADYLEDVA; this comes from the exons GCAGAGTTGCGAGCAGCTGTTTTTTTGGCATTGGAAGAACAAGAGAAAGTAGAG AACAAAGCACCTCTGGTAAATGAAAGCTTGAAAAGTTTTTTAGGCACAAAAGATG GTCGCTTGGTAGCAGGTCTTGTTGCAGAATTTCTAcgtttttttaatcttgattttaCATTGGCTGTTTTTCAGCCTGAATCAAGCACA CTAAATGGCCTTGATGGTCGAGAAAATTTAGCTCGAGATTTGGGAATTATAGAAACAGAAGGTACCGTGGGTGGTCCCCTGTTGTTGGAGGTTGTTAGAAAATGTCAGCAGAAAAAGATTTCAGGCAGTGGAGAA GTGGCTCCAGTTCTAAGTGGTAGCCTGTGCCCCACATCAAAATCATCTGATGGAAGATCAAGTACACCTGCTATACCAAATAAG GCTACTGAAACCACTCAAAGTGATACAAGTGTCTCATCAGGGGAAGCAAGCAAAAGAAGCATTCATTTTCTGCCTAATGAAACAAAACTAGATCCTCAACTAGAAAACAAAGACTTAAATACCAAAGAAAAAAGTGATCCAGGTGtggatgaagatgatgcagaggGAGATTCTTTTTTTGATGATCCTATACCCAAACCAGAAAGAACTTATGGCTG GCCCCTTGATAAAAATAGTGATGTTGATGAAGGTGCAGGAGCTCTGTCTGTGAAAGAAGGCAGGCAGAAATCTTTGCATAG gAAAACTGAAGCTAATAAAGCAGGAGGTCTAGCAtccctttctgatgcaccacctCTAAAAAGTGGATTAAGCTCACTGGCTGGTGCACCTTCACTAAAGGAGTCTGATA ATTTGAATAGAAACTCTGTTTTGAAAGACCTGCGGTTGGTGAATGCAAAACTGGGATCACTAGAATTAG gaaaTGGAGATGACGATGAGTATGCTGATGACTTCAACAG tACTAGTCATCGCTCAGAAAAAAGTGATATCAGTATTGGTGAAGAAATAGATGAAATTTCTGTGGAAACAGAAGAGTCAAATGCCAGTGATAAA CTTGAAGGCATCACGCAAGACCTTACCATTTCTCAGTTAAGTGATGTTGCAGATTACCTAGAAGACGTGGCATAG
- the CEP43 gene encoding centrosomal protein 43 isoform X4, with protein sequence MAAAATEEDTELRDLLVQTLESSGVLNKIKAELRAAVFLALEEQEKVENKAPLVNESLKSFLGTKDGRLVAGLVAEFLRFFNLDFTLAVFQPESSTLNGLDGRENLARDLGIIETEGTVGGPLLLEVVRKCQQKKISGSGEVAPVLSGSLCPTSKSSDGRSSTPAIPNKATETTQSDTSVSSGEASKRSIHFLPNETKLDPQLENKDLNTKEKSDPGVDEDDAEGDSFFDDPIPKPERTYGWKTEANKAGGLASLSDAPPLKSGLSSLAGAPSLKESDNLNRNSVLKDLRLVNAKLGSLELGNGDDDEYADDFNSTSHRSEKSDISIGEEIDEISVETEESNASDKLEGITQDLTISQLSDVADYLEDVA encoded by the exons GCAGAGTTGCGAGCAGCTGTTTTTTTGGCATTGGAAGAACAAGAGAAAGTAGAG AACAAAGCACCTCTGGTAAATGAAAGCTTGAAAAGTTTTTTAGGCACAAAAGATG GTCGCTTGGTAGCAGGTCTTGTTGCAGAATTTCTAcgtttttttaatcttgattttaCATTGGCTGTTTTTCAGCCTGAATCAAGCACA CTAAATGGCCTTGATGGTCGAGAAAATTTAGCTCGAGATTTGGGAATTATAGAAACAGAAGGTACCGTGGGTGGTCCCCTGTTGTTGGAGGTTGTTAGAAAATGTCAGCAGAAAAAGATTTCAGGCAGTGGAGAA GTGGCTCCAGTTCTAAGTGGTAGCCTGTGCCCCACATCAAAATCATCTGATGGAAGATCAAGTACACCTGCTATACCAAATAAG GCTACTGAAACCACTCAAAGTGATACAAGTGTCTCATCAGGGGAAGCAAGCAAAAGAAGCATTCATTTTCTGCCTAATGAAACAAAACTAGATCCTCAACTAGAAAACAAAGACTTAAATACCAAAGAAAAAAGTGATCCAGGTGtggatgaagatgatgcagaggGAGATTCTTTTTTTGATGATCCTATACCCAAACCAGAAAGAACTTATGGCTG gAAAACTGAAGCTAATAAAGCAGGAGGTCTAGCAtccctttctgatgcaccacctCTAAAAAGTGGATTAAGCTCACTGGCTGGTGCACCTTCACTAAAGGAGTCTGATA ATTTGAATAGAAACTCTGTTTTGAAAGACCTGCGGTTGGTGAATGCAAAACTGGGATCACTAGAATTAG gaaaTGGAGATGACGATGAGTATGCTGATGACTTCAACAG tACTAGTCATCGCTCAGAAAAAAGTGATATCAGTATTGGTGAAGAAATAGATGAAATTTCTGTGGAAACAGAAGAGTCAAATGCCAGTGATAAA CTTGAAGGCATCACGCAAGACCTTACCATTTCTCAGTTAAGTGATGTTGCAGATTACCTAGAAGACGTGGCATAG